One part of the Acidobacteriota bacterium genome encodes these proteins:
- the mutS gene encoding DNA mismatch repair protein MutS: MTEARRHATPAMRQYLDAKAQHPDALILFRMGDFYELFFDDAVTAARELELTLTSRSKNAAGGEIPMCGVPHHAIDGYLVRLVKKGYRVALCEQMEDPRKAKGLVRREVVRVVSPGTLTDSGYLESRESVFLVAIAPEQAGGLPKGIPAYGLATADLSTGEFRVSQHAGASAAALVADELAALRPRELLLPSENGATPTMPGLDAGIRVTGAAPWTFDLNHAIRALTEQLGTASLDGFGLAPDRHSAAICAAGALVHYLRETQKAELAHFATLEFRPEADYLLLDAATFEHLEILRGANDARTGSLVAELDLTTTAMGGRLLRAWLQRPLASRDPIRDRLDAVGEFAAGTTLRTRVRTVLKCVQDLERLISRVALGTAGPRELLALGRSVAAIPDLLPIVAELRAPLCVKLVGELDELADVRKRVLSTLTDDPPALARDGGAIRKGVDPELDALRNMSGDAKHAIAAMETSERKRTGITNLKVRFNRVFGYYIEVSKSNLEAVPDDYTRKQTVATGERFSTPALKEYEQKVLTADERIVEREQALVEELRLGVLAEAERVQRTARALATLDVLATFAEIATRRDYVKPAIAEDRELTITDGRHPVVERTVDGFVPNDLHLNDTDHQVLLLTGPNMGGKSTFLRQAALIVLMAQAGSFVPARAASLPVADRIFARIGASDNIARGQSTFMIEMQETAKILHQATSDSLVLLDEIGRGTATFDGLSIAWAVAEHLVSNPRARPRTLFATHYHELTDLADTHAAAVNYHVAAREWRDGIVFLRKVEPGRSDRSYGIHVARLAGLPPETVARARTILAGLERDELSRGGRPSFSGPSIASDRTQPQLALFERAAPPPAEGEAAERIRSVDLDETTPREAHALLTDLQRLLGVDDSERR, from the coding sequence CTGACGGAGGCACGCCGCCATGCCACTCCCGCGATGCGTCAGTACCTCGACGCAAAGGCCCAACACCCGGACGCCCTGATCCTCTTCCGTATGGGCGACTTCTACGAGCTCTTCTTCGATGACGCCGTAACTGCGGCCCGCGAGCTCGAACTGACGTTGACGTCGCGCTCGAAAAACGCCGCTGGGGGCGAGATTCCCATGTGCGGGGTTCCACACCACGCAATCGACGGCTATCTGGTCCGCCTTGTCAAGAAGGGGTACCGAGTCGCGCTTTGCGAGCAGATGGAAGACCCGAGAAAGGCGAAGGGCCTGGTCCGTCGGGAGGTCGTGCGCGTCGTCTCGCCCGGCACGTTGACCGACAGCGGGTATCTCGAATCACGTGAATCGGTGTTCCTGGTGGCGATCGCGCCAGAGCAGGCGGGAGGCCTACCCAAGGGGATTCCAGCATACGGACTGGCGACGGCCGATTTGTCGACTGGCGAGTTCCGCGTCTCTCAGCACGCTGGTGCGTCTGCCGCCGCATTGGTGGCGGACGAGCTGGCCGCACTCCGTCCGCGCGAATTGTTGCTGCCGTCCGAAAACGGGGCAACGCCGACGATGCCCGGGCTCGACGCCGGAATCCGCGTCACGGGCGCCGCTCCCTGGACCTTCGATCTGAACCATGCGATCCGTGCGTTGACCGAACAGTTGGGGACCGCATCGCTTGACGGCTTCGGCCTGGCGCCCGATCGCCACTCGGCGGCGATCTGCGCCGCGGGCGCGCTGGTTCACTATCTTCGCGAAACGCAGAAGGCAGAGCTTGCGCACTTTGCAACACTCGAATTCCGTCCCGAAGCAGACTATCTGCTGTTAGACGCGGCGACGTTCGAACATCTGGAGATCCTGCGGGGCGCGAACGACGCGCGAACCGGATCGCTCGTGGCCGAACTGGATCTGACCACTACCGCGATGGGCGGCCGTCTGCTCCGCGCGTGGCTGCAGCGGCCGCTCGCCTCGCGGGATCCAATCCGCGACCGGCTGGACGCAGTCGGTGAGTTCGCCGCGGGTACGACGCTCCGGACACGCGTCCGGACCGTGTTGAAATGCGTACAGGATCTCGAGCGGCTGATCTCCCGCGTCGCCCTCGGCACCGCGGGACCGCGCGAGTTGCTTGCCCTGGGTCGCTCGGTCGCCGCCATACCGGACCTCCTGCCGATCGTGGCCGAGTTGCGCGCCCCGCTCTGCGTGAAGCTGGTCGGCGAGCTGGACGAGCTGGCGGATGTCCGCAAGCGCGTCCTCTCGACGCTGACCGACGACCCGCCGGCCCTTGCGCGGGATGGTGGAGCGATCCGCAAAGGAGTGGATCCCGAGCTGGACGCGCTGCGGAACATGAGCGGCGACGCGAAGCACGCGATCGCCGCAATGGAAACCTCTGAACGGAAACGGACCGGCATAACGAACCTCAAGGTCCGATTCAACCGGGTCTTTGGCTACTACATCGAAGTATCGAAGTCGAACCTGGAGGCAGTACCCGACGACTACACGCGGAAACAGACGGTGGCGACGGGGGAGCGGTTCAGCACCCCCGCCCTGAAGGAGTACGAGCAGAAGGTGCTCACCGCGGACGAACGGATCGTGGAGCGTGAGCAGGCACTGGTGGAGGAGCTTCGCCTTGGGGTGCTAGCCGAAGCGGAACGGGTGCAGCGGACCGCGCGTGCCCTGGCCACGCTGGATGTCCTGGCGACATTCGCCGAAATCGCCACCCGGCGGGACTATGTCAAGCCGGCGATCGCCGAGGACCGCGAGCTGACCATCACCGATGGCCGCCACCCGGTGGTGGAAAGGACCGTCGACGGCTTCGTTCCGAACGACCTTCACCTCAACGATACCGATCACCAGGTGCTGTTGCTCACCGGACCCAACATGGGAGGCAAGTCGACCTTTCTTCGACAGGCGGCCCTGATCGTGCTGATGGCGCAGGCGGGCTCGTTCGTCCCGGCTCGCGCGGCGTCACTGCCGGTGGCAGATCGCATTTTCGCCCGGATCGGCGCCTCCGACAACATCGCGCGCGGCCAGTCGACCTTCATGATCGAGATGCAGGAGACGGCGAAGATCCTCCACCAGGCGACCTCCGACAGCCTGGTGCTGCTCGACGAGATTGGCCGCGGCACCGCGACATTCGATGGATTGAGCATTGCCTGGGCGGTGGCCGAACATCTGGTGAGCAACCCGCGCGCCCGGCCGCGAACGCTATTTGCGACGCACTACCACGAACTGACCGATCTCGCCGACACGCACGCCGCAGCGGTCAACTATCACGTCGCGGCGCGCGAATGGAGGGATGGCATCGTCTTTCTTCGAAAGGTCGAGCCGGGACGCTCCGACCGCAGCTATGGCATCCATGTCGCTCGTCTCGCGGGACTGCCTCCCGAGACGGTAGCCCGTGCCCGGACCATTCTTGCGGGCCTCGAGCGCGACGAACTATCGCGCGGCGGACGGCCGTCGTTCAGTGGCCCCTCGATTGCGAGTGACCGTACCCAGCCTCAGCTCGCCCTGTTCGAGCGCGCGGCGCCACCCCCCGCGGAGGGGGAGGCGGCGGAGCGAATCCGGAGCGTCGATCTCGACGAAACGACACCCAGGGAAGCCCACGCGCTGCTGACCGACCTGCAACGGCTTCTTGGCGTGGATGACTCCGAACGACGGTAG
- a CDS encoding DUF465 domain-containing protein, whose translation MTREQHAREVLLQEDDEYRRLAEQHQQLESRLDELLGNRYPSGADDLERTTLKKQKLQVKDRMERILRRHL comes from the coding sequence ATGACGCGAGAGCAGCACGCCCGTGAAGTGTTGCTGCAGGAGGACGACGAGTACCGTCGTCTGGCCGAGCAGCATCAGCAACTGGAATCCCGCCTTGACGAGCTGCTCGGCAACCGTTACCCCTCCGGCGCCGATGACCTGGAACGAACCACCCTCAAGAAGCAGAAGCTGCAGGTGAAGGATCGCATGGAGCGGATCCTCCGCCGCCATCTGTGA
- a CDS encoding phosphatidylserine decarboxylase family protein: MTIDRAGIPFIAAPALAGGTLWLVGQPAIGAALVLIAGAITLFFRDPERPLPAGVSPDAVLAPADGTVLHAGEPDPEAAPEGAWWQVSIFLSLLDVHVNRVPIGGQVVSVNHRPGRFLPAFHQHAADRNERTEVLIDHDGQPVVFHQVVGVLARRVVCRIEPGMEVAQGQRFGIMKFGSRMDLFVPRSAKLVVAVGQTVRGGETVLARLAACSETPRRTESGEAPG; this comes from the coding sequence GTGACCATCGATCGCGCCGGAATCCCGTTCATCGCGGCCCCCGCCCTGGCGGGGGGCACGCTTTGGCTTGTCGGACAGCCGGCGATCGGTGCAGCGCTGGTGCTGATCGCCGGAGCCATCACGCTGTTCTTCCGGGACCCGGAGCGTCCCTTGCCGGCTGGCGTGAGTCCGGATGCAGTTCTCGCGCCAGCGGATGGCACGGTACTCCATGCCGGGGAACCCGATCCGGAAGCTGCCCCCGAGGGCGCCTGGTGGCAGGTGAGCATTTTCCTGTCCCTCCTTGATGTCCACGTGAACCGCGTGCCCATCGGCGGGCAAGTCGTCTCCGTCAACCACCGCCCGGGGCGGTTTCTACCCGCGTTTCATCAGCACGCGGCTGACCGGAACGAACGGACCGAGGTGCTGATCGACCATGACGGCCAGCCGGTCGTCTTTCATCAGGTCGTGGGAGTGCTGGCGCGCCGGGTCGTGTGCCGCATAGAACCTGGAATGGAGGTGGCACAGGGACAGCGGTTCGGTATCATGAAGTTCGGATCGCGCATGGACCTGTTTGTTCCCCGCTCGGCGAAGCTCGTAGTGGCGGTTGGGCAAACGGTGCGTGGCGGGGAGACCGTCCTGGCTCGCCTGGCAGCCTGTAGTGAGACCCCACGCCGCACCGAGAGCGGCGAGGCGCCCGGCTGA
- the pssA gene encoding CDP-diacylglycerol--serine O-phosphatidyltransferase: protein MSPVLAMFKRRQRQRRRGAYLLPSLFTVANMFCGWACIVFTLRGEYVTAAPFVGFAMVLDLLDGRIARSTGSTSEFGTQLDSLADVISFGIAPATLVFAWGLESLGRVGWAVAFLWLTATAVRLARFNISGHEGDRRYFIGLPSPAAAGVPAATVFAWPLGFGDPATAVAALSIVLVPAILMVSRLRFRSFGALIPGRRRSYLTPVVIGAVIAAIAAQPEVVLLLMAYTYLASGLAGALWNRARHPPRDETASEASSDRRHRPA from the coding sequence ATGAGTCCGGTCCTGGCGATGTTCAAACGGCGGCAAAGGCAGCGGCGCAGGGGAGCGTACCTTCTGCCGAGTCTCTTCACGGTCGCGAACATGTTCTGCGGCTGGGCCTGCATCGTCTTCACCCTCAGAGGGGAGTACGTGACCGCTGCCCCCTTTGTCGGCTTCGCAATGGTCCTCGACCTGCTCGACGGCCGGATTGCGCGGTCGACCGGGTCGACGAGCGAGTTCGGAACGCAGCTAGACTCGCTGGCCGACGTCATCTCGTTCGGCATCGCACCGGCAACGCTCGTCTTCGCCTGGGGGCTCGAATCGCTTGGCCGGGTCGGCTGGGCGGTGGCCTTCCTCTGGCTTACCGCCACCGCGGTTCGCCTCGCCCGGTTCAACATCAGCGGACACGAAGGAGACAGACGCTACTTCATCGGGCTGCCGAGTCCGGCGGCGGCGGGTGTGCCGGCAGCGACGGTATTCGCCTGGCCGCTTGGCTTCGGGGATCCGGCGACCGCTGTTGCGGCCCTGTCGATTGTTCTCGTCCCGGCAATCCTGATGGTGAGTCGTCTCCGCTTCCGGAGTTTCGGCGCCCTGATTCCGGGCCGCCGGCGTTCCTATCTGACGCCGGTTGTGATTGGAGCCGTGATAGCCGCCATCGCGGCACAGCCGGAAGTGGTCCTGCTGCTGATGGCCTACACGTATCTCGCCTCCGGCCTGGCCGGCGCCCTGTGGAACCGCGCCCGGCACCCGCCCCGCGACGAAACGGCTTCTGAAGCCTCATCCGATCGACGCCATCGCCCCGCCTAG
- a CDS encoding HAMP domain-containing histidine kinase produces the protein MSTPFGLWRRIATFTIVGALLLLGVGWIGEPFRFGASVDDTADRVEAQVRNRFSQLTGELAESAADVARHAEVTQRLGSAAPASASLFDLLASGGPIGLDVTVYDSGGTPRAWSGQPSEIALERLPDAALFITSGAAGLRLVHVEPISAPGDEVTPGRRLGSVAVERALSLSGGFRSTQEPALVNSPLAPVTLRPAATAVTPGSAAAGGSNRFVLEAPDGTPLLDVEVAMADLEAARAQWRQAMRRLLLGFVAAMLLVAALPELALAPRRTARQEVLRRTLFGASGLTVATALLWYVSAPAEPITEGPFADAPVVRSSVDVLLLSLFGAAIAGTSVRFVQGARFAWRTRPASSRGVMLFGHLVAGGLTALWFVVCDGVLNRNLTGSLVNLLDPTPGPWNPARLGVLFGLLVGASSAIWLGAQALVLADARWNRRRFRLGVAGLTAWILPPIVMLLVLPVPTTPYLAAVSAAIGIGLLSRRLRPRLRHASESGRLTILLACFVLPAILAYPSITHYQDAARRTFIEAEFAPAMARHPETLLASLTRARADIDDYLGEVVMPVPDSTDRPTPDAAFALWRETDLADQRLSSAIELYDAAGALASRFALNFPEYTATAQSFQATSCDWTTYGEVSPFGSQERRLLHAERAICGSPDGDGIEVGGRRLLGSVVVHVPLDYQSLPFISSASPYGELLRGPFTETAVPPRVESDFALSIYGWGLSPIFTSGTGAWTIDEELFGRIYASREPFWTTLRAGGGVSDVYISNDRSGIYAVGHRRLSMFDHAVQLAEIVAILGTAFLVWLIVLTLVQPFTRDRYRLGRELVRELRVSFYRRLFLAFVVVAVAPVLVLATIIRNYSTAELRADIEAGAAQTATTAQRVIDELEQAGSDTGPVVTDDLLVFVSQILDQDVHVYNGAQLLATSQRDLFASGLLPARTPAPVYSAIALAGAPSFVAEDRIGAQPYLVAAVPINSVGPDAILTIPLASQQQAIEQQITNLDRGILLGVTLLILLGAASGFTMAERIADPVQRLTRATRRIARGDFEARVATRSADELARLVGSFNRMAQDLSEQRRQLERTNRLEAWAEMARQVAHDIKNPLTPVQLSAEHLLRVHRDRGEPLGTVMRDCVDSILKQVRILRQISSDFSTYAISPPVAREPTSLAVLVADVVEPYRVGLNERIRLKVDVPPVLPALTIDRTLIARALTNVIENALHAMPGEGTLTIDAYADDGEVALRLEDDGIGLDEATLGRIFEPYFSTRTSGTGLGMAIAKRNVELNGGTIRVTSAKGTGTTVTLRFPAG, from the coding sequence ATGAGCACCCCTTTCGGTCTCTGGCGCCGGATTGCGACGTTCACGATTGTCGGCGCATTGTTGCTCCTCGGCGTCGGGTGGATCGGGGAGCCCTTCCGGTTTGGCGCCTCGGTCGACGACACCGCCGACCGGGTGGAAGCACAAGTGCGGAACCGATTCTCGCAACTCACCGGCGAGTTGGCGGAGAGCGCGGCGGACGTGGCGCGTCACGCGGAAGTGACACAACGGCTCGGGAGCGCTGCTCCAGCGTCCGCGTCTCTGTTCGATCTTCTAGCGTCCGGCGGGCCGATCGGGCTCGACGTTACCGTTTATGACTCCGGCGGCACGCCTCGTGCCTGGAGCGGGCAGCCGTCGGAGATTGCTCTCGAGCGACTGCCCGATGCCGCGCTGTTCATCACGTCCGGGGCGGCTGGTCTCCGCCTCGTTCATGTCGAGCCGATCAGTGCGCCAGGCGATGAAGTCACGCCCGGACGCCGCCTCGGCTCAGTCGCCGTAGAGCGCGCGTTGTCGTTATCGGGCGGTTTCCGTTCAACGCAGGAGCCGGCGCTCGTCAATTCGCCGCTGGCCCCTGTCACCCTCCGGCCCGCCGCGACCGCTGTCACGCCGGGATCGGCCGCGGCCGGCGGATCGAACCGGTTCGTTCTGGAGGCGCCGGACGGTACGCCACTGCTTGATGTCGAAGTGGCGATGGCCGACCTGGAGGCGGCCCGCGCGCAGTGGCGTCAGGCGATGCGCCGGCTGCTGCTCGGGTTTGTGGCGGCCATGCTGCTTGTCGCCGCTTTGCCGGAACTTGCGCTGGCGCCGCGTCGCACCGCCAGGCAGGAAGTGCTTCGCCGGACTTTGTTCGGGGCGAGTGGGCTGACTGTCGCGACTGCCCTTCTGTGGTACGTCAGCGCTCCGGCGGAACCGATTACGGAGGGACCGTTCGCTGACGCTCCAGTCGTCCGATCGTCCGTCGACGTGCTACTGCTCTCGCTGTTCGGCGCAGCGATCGCGGGAACGTCCGTGCGTTTCGTTCAGGGCGCGCGCTTCGCTTGGCGGACACGGCCTGCTTCTTCGCGTGGCGTGATGCTGTTTGGCCACCTTGTCGCCGGAGGGCTCACCGCGCTCTGGTTCGTCGTTTGTGACGGCGTCCTGAACCGTAACCTGACCGGATCGCTGGTCAACCTGCTCGACCCGACGCCCGGTCCTTGGAATCCGGCGCGGCTCGGTGTCCTGTTCGGCCTCCTGGTGGGCGCTTCATCGGCGATCTGGCTCGGCGCGCAGGCGTTGGTTCTGGCCGACGCGCGCTGGAACCGGCGCCGATTTCGACTGGGTGTCGCCGGACTCACCGCGTGGATCCTGCCCCCTATCGTGATGCTGCTCGTGCTTCCGGTTCCGACCACTCCGTACCTGGCAGCGGTAAGCGCGGCGATCGGAATCGGGTTGCTGTCGCGGCGACTGCGTCCGCGCCTGCGGCACGCGTCGGAGTCCGGCCGCCTGACGATCTTGCTGGCGTGCTTCGTCCTGCCGGCGATCCTGGCCTATCCCTCGATCACCCACTATCAGGACGCCGCCCGCCGGACATTCATCGAGGCGGAGTTCGCACCCGCAATGGCCCGCCACCCCGAAACGCTTCTTGCGTCGCTGACACGTGCCCGCGCGGATATCGACGACTACCTCGGCGAGGTGGTGATGCCGGTGCCCGACTCGACGGACCGCCCCACCCCGGACGCTGCCTTTGCCCTGTGGAGAGAGACCGATCTGGCGGATCAGCGTCTGTCTTCGGCGATCGAACTGTACGACGCGGCAGGGGCGCTGGCCAGCCGTTTCGCGTTGAACTTCCCGGAATACACGGCAACCGCGCAGTCCTTTCAGGCCACCTCATGCGACTGGACCACCTACGGTGAAGTCTCTCCTTTCGGATCGCAGGAGCGCCGGCTGCTTCATGCGGAGCGGGCGATCTGCGGATCGCCCGACGGAGACGGCATAGAGGTTGGCGGCCGGCGCCTTCTAGGCTCGGTCGTGGTGCATGTCCCCCTCGACTACCAGTCGCTCCCGTTCATTTCCTCGGCGAGCCCGTACGGCGAACTGCTCCGCGGGCCGTTCACGGAGACGGCTGTGCCGCCCCGCGTGGAGAGTGACTTCGCCCTGTCCATCTACGGCTGGGGTCTTTCGCCGATTTTCACGTCGGGAACGGGCGCCTGGACAATCGACGAGGAGCTGTTTGGCCGGATCTATGCATCCCGCGAGCCGTTCTGGACGACGCTGCGCGCCGGTGGTGGTGTTTCGGACGTCTACATCTCGAACGATCGGAGCGGTATCTACGCCGTCGGGCATCGCCGGCTGTCGATGTTCGACCACGCTGTCCAACTGGCCGAGATTGTGGCCATCCTGGGAACCGCGTTTCTCGTCTGGCTGATTGTCCTTACACTGGTGCAGCCGTTCACGCGGGACCGGTACCGCCTGGGGCGGGAATTGGTTCGCGAACTGCGGGTCAGCTTCTATCGCCGGCTGTTCCTCGCGTTCGTGGTAGTTGCCGTCGCGCCGGTGCTCGTGCTCGCCACGATCATCCGAAACTACTCGACGGCGGAGTTGCGGGCGGACATCGAGGCGGGAGCGGCGCAGACGGCGACCACGGCGCAGAGGGTAATCGACGAGCTGGAGCAGGCGGGAAGCGATACCGGTCCCGTCGTGACCGACGATCTGCTGGTATTCGTCAGCCAGATCCTCGATCAGGACGTCCACGTCTACAACGGTGCGCAACTGCTCGCAACCAGCCAGCGCGACCTGTTCGCTTCGGGACTGCTCCCGGCCCGTACACCCGCACCCGTCTACAGCGCGATTGCGCTTGCTGGCGCGCCCAGCTTCGTGGCCGAGGACCGGATCGGGGCGCAGCCTTACCTCGTGGCGGCAGTGCCAATCAACTCGGTTGGTCCCGATGCCATCCTGACTATCCCGCTGGCGTCTCAGCAGCAGGCCATCGAACAGCAGATCACGAATCTGGATAGGGGCATCCTGCTTGGCGTGACCCTGCTGATCCTGCTGGGCGCCGCAAGTGGTTTCACCATGGCCGAGAGGATTGCCGATCCGGTTCAGCGACTGACGCGCGCGACGCGCCGAATCGCTCGAGGCGACTTCGAAGCGCGTGTGGCCACGCGATCCGCTGACGAGCTGGCACGGCTCGTCGGGTCGTTCAACCGCATGGCGCAGGACCTGTCGGAACAGCGCCGTCAGCTGGAGCGGACCAACCGGTTGGAGGCCTGGGCGGAGATGGCGAGGCAGGTGGCCCACGACATCAAGAACCCGCTGACGCCGGTGCAGCTCTCGGCTGAGCACCTGCTGCGCGTTCACCGCGACCGGGGCGAGCCGCTAGGTACGGTGATGCGTGACTGTGTCGACTCGATCCTGAAACAGGTGCGGATCCTCCGTCAGATCTCGTCAGACTTCTCGACCTACGCGATTTCGCCGCCGGTCGCGCGGGAACCGACGTCGCTTGCTGTGTTGGTGGCGGATGTGGTCGAGCCGTACCGCGTCGGTCTCAACGAACGGATCCGTCTGAAGGTCGACGTTCCACCGGTGCTGCCAGCTCTCACGATCGATCGGACATTGATTGCCCGCGCCCTCACCAACGTGATCGAAAACGCGCTTCACGCGATGCCCGGCGAAGGAACGCTCACGATTGACGCCTACGCAGACGACGGAGAAGTCGCGTTGCGGCTTGAGGACGATGGCATCGGTCTCGACGAGGCGACGCTCGGGCGTATCTTCGAGCCGTACTTCTCGACACGCACCTCCGGCACGGGTCTCGGAATGGCGATCGCGAAGCGAAACGTGGAGTTGAACGGCGGAACGATCCGCGTCACCAGCGCAAAGGGTACGGGGACGACCGTCACGCTCCGCTTTCCGGCCGGTTAG
- a CDS encoding PQQ-binding-like beta-propeller repeat protein, with protein MGAGWASCARIRAFVAGLTVCWLGVAPQPAAGQAEPSPDEETAALPVLPADVAWTLEFETGPLHAPAWDAGTAYVTLRNGRLAAVALHSGEILWSVEQPADQPPVVGEQLVVVADGTRLTARRIGDGLPHWTLSFETAIAAPLAFVGDWLVAATVGGGLFALRGRDGSTVWRQQIGTTAGVRPSISGDRLYVSLDVGRVVALELVTGEVLWESPLGGQPQGVLASEAIFVGSTDRHLYRLALSDGDHDWYWRAGGGIVGMPVVDEERVYFTARDNVLRALDRQNGARRWRSFLDSRPTSGPVLAGSLLLVTGVSESASFFDAESGAPAGRYDAPGELAAPPYLIPPPETEDDGAPPVLPHLALITTNGRLVALTAPEGPPRIAISFPPHPLLPLPDRLSPALMTELHPLRLPTPPMTQ; from the coding sequence ATGGGCGCCGGTTGGGCCAGCTGCGCGCGCATCCGTGCGTTCGTCGCGGGTCTGACGGTTTGTTGGCTGGGGGTTGCCCCACAGCCGGCTGCCGGTCAGGCGGAGCCCTCCCCGGATGAAGAGACGGCGGCTCTGCCCGTTCTCCCGGCTGACGTCGCCTGGACGCTCGAGTTTGAAACCGGTCCTCTGCACGCACCTGCCTGGGACGCCGGGACCGCGTACGTTACGCTGCGCAACGGGAGACTAGCCGCGGTTGCACTCCATTCCGGGGAGATCCTGTGGTCGGTGGAGCAGCCGGCGGATCAGCCTCCAGTCGTCGGTGAGCAACTCGTGGTGGTCGCCGACGGGACTCGGTTAACGGCCCGGCGCATAGGGGATGGCCTTCCCCACTGGACCCTGTCGTTCGAGACCGCAATCGCCGCACCACTCGCGTTTGTGGGCGATTGGCTGGTTGCCGCGACCGTCGGCGGCGGTTTGTTCGCGCTGCGGGGCCGGGACGGAAGCACGGTGTGGCGGCAACAGATCGGCACGACCGCAGGTGTCCGTCCCAGTATTTCCGGGGATCGACTGTACGTTTCGCTTGATGTCGGCCGCGTCGTCGCGTTGGAGCTCGTCACGGGAGAGGTCCTGTGGGAGAGTCCGCTGGGAGGGCAACCGCAGGGGGTACTGGCAAGCGAGGCCATCTTTGTCGGATCGACGGATCGGCACTTGTACCGACTCGCGCTCTCCGATGGAGACCATGACTGGTACTGGCGGGCCGGTGGCGGCATCGTTGGCATGCCGGTCGTTGATGAAGAACGCGTGTACTTCACGGCGCGCGACAACGTGCTCCGGGCGCTAGACCGGCAAAACGGCGCTCGGCGCTGGCGAAGCTTCCTGGATTCCCGGCCGACGAGCGGGCCGGTTCTCGCGGGATCGCTTCTGCTCGTGACCGGCGTGTCGGAGTCGGCGTCCTTCTTCGACGCCGAGAGCGGAGCCCCGGCAGGCCGTTACGACGCGCCGGGCGAGCTGGCCGCGCCGCCGTATCTCATTCCCCCGCCCGAGACGGAGGACGATGGAGCACCGCCGGTCTTGCCCCATCTCGCGTTGATTACCACTAACGGCCGCCTTGTCGCGTTGACCGCGCCGGAGGGGCCGCCACGGATCGCGATCTCCTTCCCGCCGCACCCTCTCCTGCCGCTTCCGGATCGGCTTTCTCCGGCGCTGATGACCGAGTTGCACCCGCTGCGTCTGCCGACACCGCCGATGACGCAATGA